cATGAATTATGAGCCATTCAACAACGATTTCCATCAATCGCCACAAGTGGTCTGAAATCTGATCACAAAATAGCGCATTTACGATTGCCGGTAAATGggctatataatatatatatcgTGAATCGGgatatattttaatatgcacCAGTACGAGAACAACGACCAGAGAAGGATGTCTTCAGACTGAGCACCACTCATCACTGACCGGCCCCCCATGTCCAGAAACATAAACCTCCCAGTAGATAAATAGTCTAAGTACCATGCTAAAGTCTTCAACCATGTGCCCCGTGCAGTGAAGCAGCATGATGACGTCGCCCCTCCAGCAGGGACACACAGATCTGTGGTTTAGTGAATGCTGATTAGATTTACCTTTCCTTAATGGGCCCCAGTTACCGAGCAGCCTGGGGGGCCATGGCAGAAATCGAGAGGCTGGAGCCCCTGACGAGCCCCACCAGCTGTCCCAGTCGTACCGTACACTCTGTTCtgcctttttaaaacatttacatgcaGCTTAATTCTATCAACTGCTCAGGATGATCACATTTACCGGATGTAAGGCTTACTTTGAGTCTGTAAATGGGCTAATATTCAGTAGATCCGGTGGTAAGATGGAGGTTCCCACTTcacaccctacacgactgtgtcgaATCCCAGAAACATTGAGGAATAatctttgaagctccattgagtgcaatgttaacggaaattccaaagtgatccataatccgggatctcttctgcttcttctgtggtgatgatgatgatgatgatgaatacatttattagatagaatgttagtacaagtacagtcacacagtagcatgtattacagtacaagtacagtcacacagtagcatgtattacagtacaagtatagccagacagtagcatgtgtaacagtacaagtacagtcacacagtagcatgtattacagtacaagtacagtcaaacagtagcatgtattacagtacaagtacagtcacacagtagcatgtattacagtacaagtacagtcacacagtagcatgtattacagtacaagtacagtcacacagtagcatgtattacagtacaagtacagtcacacagtagcatgtattacagtacaagtacagtcacacatcttgtctcagaggagcatttcttgcggtcttgtttccgttgaaagtccttcgtacataaatcatcgacatttaacagtacaaataaaactaatattaaattaatcaattgatgcataacaataaaataaaaataaattacaccacagatgcaaaacgaacaataaattaaaatacacatactatgtacaacGTCTGTTATTCATACGGAGTTCTCCCGCTGCCGCTGTCGGAAGCGGTCAGTCATCCGTTGTACCCCAATAATGTGTGTCCTTCTGTCCCTGTGTTGCCCTCGTCTCCATCTGTCAATGtactttacttttatttgtgctgATGTTGAGCTGGAACTTCATGCAGATGCTAACTGTCCCATGTCTCCCccccctttagtttgggctggaccgTTTGCTATTTGTATGTTATCAACCACATTGAACGGAGAGTGCCCCCAAACGTGGCTCCTTCttgcatcacacgctgcacaactacacaacgcagaagtccaccggcCACACTTGTAATGCTCAAAGTAACTTCCaggtatttatttgttttaaaggtgTTGCGGCAAAGAATCTTTTAGTAAATACCATCCaccaaaatactttttaataCAGATTACCACACTGATTTAGTGTGACAGTTACCGTGCACTTTGTATACATCCATCTGAAATGATGCCTCTTCCTAGACTGTGTAGCGGATTAAGTCAATGTCATTTCTCTAGTCACTCCAGTGGAGTAATGAACATGAAGCTGAGCAATTTCTACTGTGGCAATGAAGTAAAGCATGAAGATAAAGTATACCTGCTGACTTGTTCCACTAATAATGAATTATATAAGAGCGTCTGCCCTTGACAGGAAATCCTTGACTGTCGGaatttgtcatatttttttgATGCTGAAATGATGGGGAACAAAACAGACAActattcatttacattttaggtccacacacgtgtgtgtctttgcaaGGGATGGAAAGTGCTAAAAGGTTTAGATGCCATTAAAGAATCAGAAAGACGGAGATAAAAGAGGacaacaaatataaataaaaaaacgagATGTCATGGATGAAATTGCTCATCAGTGCAGATGAAACTAAAATCAGGTAAAAGCGTGAGCAGAAACCTCAGCCTGCCATAAGTTGGATTGATGGCCTCCTGAATTGGTTACTGatgcattgcccccccccccctaccaatACCTCCTTCTCTGAATAATAACTGCAGCTGTGTCACTGTGGCTGATCATCTTGTTGGTGTGCCTTATGTTGGTGGACTTTTACCGCCAGTCTGTatgtatctgtctgtctgattaTGGTGTTCAGAttattacccagcatgcattaGGGGGAGCGAGGCTTAATGGACAACAGAGAATGCAAGGCAGGGTGGCTAATAAACACTGTCCGGTCCTCGTGTCCGTCGCCATCTGGAAGTTTGGCCACTTCATTCACAAAACCAATACCCCGGTGGGATGAGATGGGCCGACGCCGACGCGATCAATCAGCGGCCGAGCAGACCACAGCTATTACAGCAAGCGGAAAACAAGGAGAACAATAAATCACACCGCGGACAACGAAGCCACGGCTGCGTGCAGACTGCGTGTGTGCGTCCATATAGAAAAAAGAGATATTGATTACAgatataataaattattctcCAGCACTGTCTACGCCGCGCATTTCCACATTCAATTGATCAGCACTGAGAAATTGAACAATCAATGTGTGGAAAAAGTCAACACAATTCTTGCAAAGGATCAATCGATCAGTAATTGTTCAAAGCTACCGGTACTTCTTTATATTCAGTCAGTGGTGCTGCCCAGCAGGAAGGACATTTGATCATCTATCTATAGTTCCCTTTTTAGATTCCTTCTGTGCCCTTTCAGGAGTATGAAAGACACACCCCAAaatgagggtgggggggttatcTTTAGCGTTGGAGACTGATGTGACCGGTTGAAAGGGACAGCTTTGTGTGAGAGCTGCAGGTGGTAAAATTCAGGTAACAAAATCACGTCGACAGAATTCCAGAGAGTCGCAAACCAAGCAGCTGAattctaaatatttttgttcttcGATTTATTAGAAGCGATTCACTGATCCATGTTTCAGGAGGGGGGGCTCTGCATTTAGCAGTTTTCATTGTttaagaacaaaacaaatgcatcatGCATGTCCAACATTATTTCTTTCTATATGCTTGTTTATAGATCCCTGGCTCTTCCTAAATGCTACGCAATCACATTTAATTTCTTCCTTGACATCAGACCCTGCTGGTAAATGTCACACTGTGACAGGCACAAAGCCCGAAGGGGCTCCGGGCTGCCACATCCTCTGTCGTTTATAGCAAAGAGCAAGAAGGACACATTTGAGTGCTTTTATGTTTTGTACCCAACTACAAGTACTTTTCCAGAAGGATTACCGGTAAACATTGTGGAATACTCCACAGATGATACTGATAGAGTAATAATGTTATGCTTGGTACGCTCATCACAGAGTAGTTTCAAATAAACaccttatttaaaaaatgatattAAAAGGCTGTTTATGTTGTTATTCGAGAAGacaagagaggaaaagaaaaggagtcCGTCTGTTTGAGAATGCTGACAGAAATGACTCAAAGCTTTCAGGCCTCACTGACACTGTCCATCATGCAGAGCCACGGACCTTAGAtgtgcatgatgatgatgatgatgatggtgaatatatttatcagatagaatgttagagtacaagtacagtcacacagtagcatgtattacagtacaagtacagtcgcacagtagcatgcattacagtacaagtacagtcacacagtagcgtgtattacagtacaagtacagtcacacagtagcatgtattacagtacaagtacagtcgcgcagtagcatgtattacagtacaagtacagtcacacagtagcatgtattacagtacaagtacagtcacacagtagcatgtattacagtacaagtacagtcacacagtagcatgtattacagtacaagtacagtcacacagtagcatgtattacagtacaagtacagtcacacagtagcatgtattacagtacaagtacagtcacacatcctgtctcagaggagcatttcttgcggtcttgtttccgttgaaagtccttcgtacataaatcatcgacatttaacagtccaaataaaactaatattaaattacagatTAGTGAATCTACTTTATGAATGAATTGTAACTGCTTAAATATTGTCTTCTAAATGTTGAAAGAACAGAATGAACCATCCTTCAAGCATCCTGTAATCTGGGATTTCGGTGCCGCTGAATTTGAATGAAGCGCCGAGCTGTCCAATGACAAGCCGGGGATTGGAGCGCGTGCGTCGGGGTGGACGCGCAAACGCGTGAGCGTCGCGACCACGCGCTGTTAACTTGGTTTCGGCACAGCTCGAGGTAAGGCAGGTAGTTGTAAGCGCGAACATTTCAGTAATAGAACCATTTGCTGCCGCGTTGGTGCGTTTATCGTTACAGTAACGAGGTACTAGATTACTCGGCTCTCACTCCCGATGCTTTAAGCACGAGCCGCGCTAGCTAAACGATAGCAGCTTGGCTAACGGGCTAGCATTAGAGGCCGACCTTAGCTGCACAGCATTAACACTAACGGAGTTGTTTCATGTATTTCTTTGTGTACTTTATCCTCCTCGTTCTACAGCTTGGGAGACATGTTTAATGTTCACTTGAACCTTCGCACGTActgttagctttagcattgTTCGTAGCACGTTGGTTATAGATGCTGCTAGTTAGCTAGTTATGCTGCTAGCTACTGACGCATTTGTGCCACTGCCCATACGAAGTGGACGTTTTGTGCTTGTCGATGTACGCGGGCGCGTTCATGTGTTATCAtctaatctttatttatttattgtttggaACTGGAGCGGTGCTAACGCTAGTTGTCATAGGCTAGCCCAGCTGCCATTAGCAGTAGCACGTCGGTGCGTCATCGGCCTGCGCGAGTGCGCGTGCTCAGCGGGTCTGCCTGTATTGGACTTCTGGTTCACGCCTTGCCTAATGTCAAAGCGCCCTTTTTAATGCTGTCATTTGTGCACGGATTATTTTTAAGCACAATTTGCCCATCATTCCTGAATGacgttgggttagggttagccttgtgttgggttgggttagggttaggttaggttagggttagggttagccttgttgtgttgggttagggttaggttaggttagggttgggttagggttagccttgttgggttaggttaggttagggttaggttagccttgttgtgttgggttagggttaggttaggttagggttaggttaggttagggttaggttagccttgttgtgttgggttagggttaggttaggttagccTTGTGTTGGGTTAGGTTAGCCTTGtgttgggttaggttagggttgggttagggttagggttagccttgttgtgttgggttagggttaggttaggttagggttaggttagccttgttgggttgggttaggttagggttaggttagccttgttgtgttgggttagggttaggttagggttagggttagccttgttgggttaggttaggttagggttaggttagccttgttgtgttgggttagggttaggttaggttagccTTGtgttgggttaggttagggttgggttagggttagggttagccttgttgtgttgggttagggttaggttagccttgttgtgttgggttaggttaggttggggttaggttaggttagggttaggttagggttagccttgttgtgttgggttaggttagggttggggttaggttaggttagggttagccttgttgtgttgggttaggttagggttggggttaggttaggttggggttaggttaggttagggttgggttagggttaggttagccttgttgtgttgggttaggttaggttggggttaggttaggttagggttaggttagggttagccttgttgtgttgggttagggttaggttagggttggggttaggttagggttagccttgttgtgttgggttagggttaggttagccttgttgtgttgggttaggttaggttaggttagggttggggttaggttagggttagccttgttgtgttgggttagggttaggttagccttgttgtgttgggttaggttaggttggggttaggttaggttagggttagccttgttgtgttgggttagggttaggttagccttgttgtgttgggttaggttaggttaggttagggttagccttgttgtgttgggttagggttaggttagccttgttgtgttgggttaggttaggttggggttaggttaggttaggttggggttaggttaggttaggttagggttagccttgttgtgttgggttaggttaggttggggttaggttaggttagggttagccttgttgtgttgggttagggttaggttggggttaggttaggttaggttagggttaggttagggttagccttgttgtgttgttcGGCTGTCACTAACGACGTCTGTCTTTCCATCACAGAACCAGCCGACTCTTGATAATGGAGCAAAGTAAAGGTGAAGATGAAACGAAACGTGTTTGTTTTAACTTTCCAAGTGTAAATTAGATGCCGTAGAAAGATTGCTTCAGAAGTTGTCActgaagattttgattttattcaGCAATTGTGACCAAAAATCAAAACCATGGAATTTTCACAGTAGTTAAAAATGATATTTCTCTCATTTTATTAAACAGTTCGTATAGCAATAATGTAAAGGCTGTACCTAAGTTGATGTTATTTAATGGTTTAGGTAAAGGAGATCAAGGGATGCAAAATCCAAGTGGGCAGTCGGACAGATCGGCCAATTTTCACCTCATGGAAAGGTCAGAGCAAGTTCATACGATGTGTTTGCTGTGAAAGGAGATAGTCGTGAAATATTTTGATAAATACATGATGCCTGTGAAAATTAGGGAACGGAATTTTAAAACCCATTGTAAAGCAAACAATTAATATTTGAAtggttttttggttttaattatttgttcTGTGCAGTCACATCAGCTCtttgaaaatgacaaaaaaaagtttgttcataattattaattatatgtggATATATTTGACACTTGCCACCCAAAGAAATGAAAGTAACAGTATCTTCCAAGCGAACCTGAAAGTAATAACCGAAGTGACTTCAAACATATCACCTTAATTGGTAATTGTGATTAAGTGTAATTCTCACATGAAGACGAGATAAGTATGGTTTAAAATATTGTGTAAGAATATGTTGAGGACAAGAGTTTAACTTGTGAGACTGTTAAACGTTCTTGTGTTTCTCATCTCATGGGTAGCATGCTTCCCAAAGTAGTGAAGAGGCGAGTGCACGCCTTGAAACGGCTACAGGCGCAGTGCGCCAACATCGAGGCTAAATTCTACGAGGAGGTCCACGAGCTCGAGAGGAAGTATGCTGCCATCTATCAGCCGCTGCTGGAGAAGGTACAGATCGTATTCAGACCCTTTTCTCTTTTACTCAGCTTGGCACTAACAAATGCATGTCATTTTAATTGGTTATTTAATATTGACAGAGCATAGTctacagaaaacaataaaacaaatgagatCTCTTATTTTTAAGAGATCAGGTAGCTAGAGAACCGTGTGTTTGGACTACTGGGTACTGGATTATAAACGTGTCCAATGTGAGGTTAGTGAAGACCTGGGGAATAAATGAAACTACCACAACGAATAGTCAACTGTTCTTTTGTCGGTCACGGCTATTTCCAGGGCGAGTGCCAGGAACTCTGCAGAGTGGCGGCTGCAGCCTGGCTGCACCTGTCTGGCTGCACCTGTCTGGCTGCACCTGTCTGGCCATGCTTGTGTGTCACGTGGTGTTGATTTCAGTGTTCAAGATGAAAATGATCAGCCTTGTTGGCCTAAATGGTTGTTCATGTACAAATATTTCATGCTCTGCCTCCCGGATCCTCACGTAAAGAGAGACTTTtccataaatgtgtttgtttgtcgtaGAGACGAGACATTGTCACAGGAACAGTGGAGCCCACAGACCAAGAGTGTGAGTGGCACagtgacagagaggaagaggaagaggaagagctcgCTGTAAGTGTACAAAATGCACTGTTCATCCTAAATGAGCGTAGTCCGACTGGATTGTGGTTTTAATAAGAATCACCAGGATTTACGGCTGATCACCGTCTTTGAGATCTGTTTTCAACAATGTGTTTTTAGACATAAAATCTATTTCTTTTGAAGGCGCTTGATGAACATTTGTGTTGTAACTCTTACACCGGTTTCATAGCGTAATCTTGCATTCATTTGATGGTTATCTAATATTTCCTCCAGTAGCTATGCTGCGCATGTGCACCGGACGTTGGTTCATTTCCATTTAAAAcgtgcatccatccatcttccaccgcttatccggggcggGGCCGCAGAGGAAGCTCTGTCCACCCACTTCAGCTGGCCCCTCCCTGGTGATTGAGCCCCTCGCCCTATCTGCGGGGGGAATACTCCCCCGACCCGATGCTGATCTTCATCCCATTCGCTTCACATTCGGCTGCGAACTGCCACAGTACACGGTGAAGGTCCAGAATCGATGAGGCAAAAAGCAGAGATTAATCCTTTGGGCCCCAAACAGGggcccctggctgcacctagaagtTCTGTCCGTAACGATTGTGAACCGGTGATAGACTCGTTGTGTTCATTGCCACTTCCTTTCCCAAAGCCGACCAATTGCTGCGACTTGTCTTCATTTTAGTTTTGAGGTGAACACACATTAAGTTAATATTTCTTCCGTAAATCTTAAATGTTGCACTGGCTCTAggcggaggtgaagaagaaagCTACCATTGAAGAGGCAAAGATAGAGGAGGCTGTGCCAGAGGAAGATCCAAAAGGCATCCCTGAGTTCTGGATCACCATATTCAAGAATGTGGACATGCTCAATGACATGCTGCAGGTACGTTTAAACGCTCGATCTGTCATCGGGTCGGGTGAACGCGGCGCCCCATTTCCGAACATTGCTGTTTGTCTCTACTTGTGATACCAGGAACATGACGAACCTATTCTAAAACATCTGAAGGACATCCAAGTGAAGTTTTCAGAGCCTGGACAACCAATGGTCAGTATCAGCTCCGAGTAATGACGTCATCATTTGAAATTAAAACGATGAGTGAAATTATATTTATCTCTTTGTCTTACTCCACAGAGTTTCACATTAGAATTCCACTTTGAGCCCAACGGCTTCTTCAATAATGCAGTCCTGACCAAAGTCTACAAGATGAGGTCCGAGCCGGAAGCTTCAGAGCCGTTCTCGTTTGAAGGGCCTGAGATAATTGACTGTGAAGGGTAAGAGCCAAAGTGCACCGACACGGCCATTGTGATGTACCCCTGTAGTTTGTAATAAGTTTCTATTCCATCTGACAAATTCTGTATTTGTCTGTCCTAACTTTACACTGCCCTCCTCTTTGTAGCTGTCAGATAGACTGGCATAAGGAGAAAGACGTGACCGTGAAAACCAttaagaagaagcagaagcatAAAGGCCGTGGCACCGTCCGCACTGTTACCAAACAAGTCCCCAACGATTCCTTCTTCAACTTCTTTAATCCTGTCAAAGGTGAGAACAGAAACAGAGTACACATGGTACCTCCTGGGATTTGTCTTTGGTTACCACAGTATGCTAGACtcaacagcaggtggcgccagACTCttaatctgtgtttgtgtatgttgCTCTGCTGGTCAGCAAGTCAGTTTCACAGACTGATACCAACATTATTGAACAATCAATTTGTTTTACCAATCCAGCTTTTGCGGTTGTTTGTGGCGATAGACGGCGTCGTGTTGTGATGGATCAAATACGGAGAGTAGTACAAAGAGTAGTACAAAGAGTAGACGGCTCAAATGTGAAGTTGAGACTATAAGAAGTGTACCTTCTTAAATGAGTAGAGCCATCAGTTTGCTATATATGTGGACATTTAGTAACGACGTTTGTGCCAAGCCGTCCACCAAAGGTAATACTGGGGTTCTGGAAATCATCAGGCAAACATCTGGAGCTGTCATTCCTGCACAACGAATCAGAACGGAGGAGGCGTGTCGTTTAACGCAGTCGGTTAGAGTAGATTAGATTTTGTGTTTCGGTCCGTTCATGCAAGCATCTCATTGATCACATGAACACAAAGAGTGTTTGGTTTACAGGGTTGTAAACAAATCACTTCTGAACAGACATGATTTAATTATGTAGTGTCATCAAAGTGAGCCTCCATGGCACGTTGGAAGAAAAGAACTTTGTGACCTGTAACTGCGTCCAGTGATAAAAGATCAGATCTAAACGTTGTTTCATCCCTTCCAGCGTCACCGGATGGAGAGATGGTGAGTAGCAGTGCACGTTGTTTCCATCAGCTCTTCCCTCAGCATATTTCTAGATATGATCAAAGAGCTCCTTTGCGTTCTTGTTCTCTAGGATGAAGAGTCTGAGTTCACCCTCGCTACAGATTTTGAGATGGGCCATTTCTTCCGTGAGAGAATAGTTCCGAGAGCAGTGCTGTACTTCACTGGAGACGCCTTGCTAGAAGATGAGAGTGTAAGAAGTGTTTGTGAGCAGAAGCAAATCAATACTTCATCTGCTGTGCCCTGCGTTGTGGTTTCActgctgatttattttattgcagtttgatgaggaggagctggaggaaggagatgaagaggtTGGTATACGTCTGACACGTGCACAATACACCCGTTATTATTAATCAATACCTTCTAATCCTCTGTCTCAGGAACAAGACGAGGActgtgaagatgatgatgatgatgagggggaCGTTGACCCCAAGGTCGGTATGAATCCTTTTCGCTGAGTGTTGCAGCAGAGCTGCTTTGTGAAATCATTTTAGACGAGTTGCACAGCAGAAACGGGCTGAACTCAGAATCTCAGGTGAGTTTCAGCGCTgtcgagtcaaaatgtttgttcaaagtattttattttatcatgttGTCCAACAAGCtggtatgtttttatttaaaggagATTAGATTTAGTTTAAGGATCGTACTTTTTATTGCA
The sequence above is drawn from the Brachionichthys hirsutus isolate HB-005 chromosome 5, CSIRO-AGI_Bhir_v1, whole genome shotgun sequence genome and encodes:
- the nap1l4a gene encoding nucleosome assembly protein 1-like 4a isoform X2 codes for the protein MEQSKGKGDQGMQNPSGQSDRSANFHLMESMLPKVVKRRVHALKRLQAQCANIEAKFYEEVHELERKYAAIYQPLLEKRRDIVTGTVEPTDQECEWHSDREEEEEEELAAEVKKKATIEEAKIEEAVPEEDPKGIPEFWITIFKNVDMLNDMLQEHDEPILKHLKDIQVKFSEPGQPMSFTLEFHFEPNGFFNNAVLTKVYKMRSEPEASEPFSFEGPEIIDCEGCQIDWHKEKDVTVKTIKKKQKHKGRGTVRTVTKQVPNDSFFNFFNPVKASPDGEMDEESEFTLATDFEMGHFFRERIVPRAVLYFTGDALLEDESFDEEELEEGDEEEQDEDCEDDDDDEGDVDPKA
- the nap1l4a gene encoding nucleosome assembly protein 1-like 4a isoform X1 — encoded protein: MEQSKGKGDQGMQNPSGQSDRSANFHLMESMLPKVVKRRVHALKRLQAQCANIEAKFYEEVHELERKYAAIYQPLLEKRRDIVTGTVEPTDQECEWHSDREEEEEEELAAEVKKKATIEEAKIEEAVPEEDPKGIPEFWITIFKNVDMLNDMLQEHDEPILKHLKDIQVKFSEPGQPMSFTLEFHFEPNGFFNNAVLTKVYKMRSEPEASEPFSFEGPEIIDCEGCQIDWHKEKDVTVKTIKKKQKHKGRGTVRTVTKQVPNDSFFNFFNPVKASPDGEMDEESEFTLATDFEMGHFFRERIVPRAVLYFTGDALLEDESFDEEELEEGDEEEQDEDCEDDDDDEGDVDPKKEQPQPAECKQQ